The Nitrospira sp. KM1 genome includes a window with the following:
- a CDS encoding thioredoxin domain-containing protein yields MVRSLGMLLLLGLSLTVPVRAEAGASADDGRARGRLDAPVTMIEYSDFTCGYCLKFFKETLPKLQAKYIETGKLRFVYRDYPRADRGVGVDAAVAARCAGVQGRYWAMHDRLFGEGGRLDASAFKGFAKSMGLDQSQFNQCFDERRHLESIFQDRQEANRWGFRGTPGFILIYTAVEPSERNPAVAIPGAFPFEEFAKELDRMLGSAPQS; encoded by the coding sequence ATGGTTCGCTCCCTCGGCATGCTTCTTCTGCTCGGGCTATCGCTCACGGTGCCCGTGCGCGCGGAAGCCGGCGCAAGTGCCGATGACGGCCGTGCCAGAGGTCGCCTGGATGCCCCGGTCACGATGATCGAATATTCCGACTTTACCTGCGGGTATTGTTTGAAATTTTTCAAGGAAACGTTGCCGAAGCTTCAGGCCAAATACATCGAGACGGGCAAGCTCCGATTCGTGTATCGAGATTATCCTCGAGCGGATCGCGGAGTGGGCGTCGATGCAGCCGTGGCGGCTCGGTGCGCCGGAGTGCAGGGACGATATTGGGCCATGCATGACCGTCTATTTGGCGAAGGCGGGAGATTGGATGCGTCGGCCTTCAAGGGATTCGCCAAATCGATGGGCTTGGATCAGTCTCAATTCAACCAGTGTTTCGATGAACGACGCCACCTGGAATCGATTTTTCAGGATCGCCAGGAGGCCAACCGGTGGGGGTTTCGCGGCACCCCCGGATTTATTTTGATCTACACGGCCGTGGAGCCGAGCGAGCGCAATCCGGCGGTGGCGATTCCCGGGGCGTTTCCATTCGAGGAGTTTGCCAAGGAGTTGGATCGGATGCTTGGTAGTGCGCCGCAATCGTAG
- a CDS encoding deoxyhypusine synthase family protein — MGAREFRDGAQDGLEALEPLDPENIGSFDELLTAMRKTAFGGRRLGEAFEVLWAMIDDPDCSVVMTLSGAMTIAKMGKIVSTMIDHGMVQCVVSTGALIAHGLSESVGKTHYRHHPSMTDEELFKKGYNRVYDTLEMESNLNYVEHVVAQTMKRIDQDRPLSSEVLTHELGKTLAEEFDGAGILKSAYVKKVPVYIPAFTDSEMGLDVGTWAMGRVVDRARVQTKGGSDLDILNAINKSCPSFNPYQDLNSYTTHITSAKRLGIFTIGGGVPRNWSQQVGPYIEISNMRLGLNVRPPRFQYGVRICPEPDYWGGLSGCTYQEGISWGKFVPPDEGGRFAEVLSDATVVWPLLMVGLLERVRAKRAVQEVAR; from the coding sequence ATGGGAGCCCGTGAGTTTCGGGACGGCGCGCAGGATGGGCTTGAGGCCCTTGAGCCGCTTGATCCGGAAAATATCGGATCGTTTGACGAATTGTTGACGGCCATGCGGAAGACGGCCTTCGGAGGACGTCGACTTGGCGAGGCCTTCGAGGTTCTCTGGGCGATGATCGACGACCCCGATTGCTCCGTCGTCATGACGCTTTCCGGAGCCATGACGATCGCAAAGATGGGCAAGATCGTCAGCACGATGATCGATCATGGCATGGTGCAGTGTGTGGTCTCTACCGGCGCGCTCATCGCACATGGATTGAGCGAGTCGGTTGGCAAGACGCATTACCGACATCATCCCTCTATGACTGACGAGGAATTGTTTAAGAAGGGGTATAACCGTGTCTATGACACGCTGGAAATGGAATCGAACCTCAACTACGTGGAGCATGTCGTCGCCCAGACGATGAAGCGGATCGATCAAGACCGCCCTCTGTCTTCCGAAGTGCTGACTCATGAACTTGGAAAGACGCTGGCGGAGGAATTTGACGGGGCGGGGATTCTCAAGAGCGCCTACGTCAAGAAGGTTCCCGTCTATATTCCGGCATTCACCGATTCTGAAATGGGATTGGACGTAGGCACGTGGGCCATGGGACGGGTCGTGGATCGCGCGCGCGTGCAGACCAAAGGAGGGAGCGACCTCGATATTCTGAATGCGATCAATAAGTCGTGTCCCTCATTCAATCCGTATCAGGACCTCAATAGTTACACCACCCACATTACGTCGGCAAAACGGCTCGGGATCTTTACGATCGGGGGCGGGGTGCCGCGGAACTGGTCTCAGCAAGTAGGACCGTATATCGAAATCAGCAACATGCGCCTTGGTCTCAATGTCCGGCCGCCGCGCTTTCAGTACGGCGTACGAATCTGCCCCGAGCCTGATTACTGGGGCGGGTTGAGCGGCTGCACATATCAGGAAGGTATTTCCTGGGGCAAGTTTGTACCACCGGACGAAGGCGGACGCTTCGCCGAGGTGCTCAGCGACGCCACGGTCGTATGGCCTCTGCTGATGGTCGGATTGCTCGAACGGGTCAGAGCGAAACGTGCCGTTCAGGAAGTCGCAAGATAG
- a CDS encoding type II toxin-antitoxin system VapC family toxin, with amino-acid sequence MKILLDSSGWIEFFTDGPLADRYAVYLTSRYHVITPTVVLYEVYKKIKRERGEETALLLAGRLNATEIIPLTDSIAFLAADVSLRHGLAMADAIVYATAKDQEAEVITGDADLKDLAGVVYVRT; translated from the coding sequence GTGAAGATTTTGCTGGACTCCAGCGGATGGATTGAATTCTTTACAGACGGACCCTTGGCCGACCGGTATGCTGTCTATCTCACCTCTCGATATCACGTCATCACACCGACAGTCGTTCTGTATGAAGTGTACAAGAAGATCAAGCGAGAACGGGGTGAGGAAACCGCGCTACTGCTCGCAGGGCGGCTTAATGCGACAGAGATCATTCCGCTTACGGATTCGATCGCATTTCTCGCGGCTGACGTAAGTTTGCGTCACGGGTTAGCCATGGCCGACGCGATCGTCTATGCCACAGCTAAAGATCAGGAAGCAGAAGTGATTACCGGTGATGCCGACCTGAAGGATCTAGCTGGGGTGGTCTATGTGAGAACGTGA
- a CDS encoding AbrB/MazE/SpoVT family DNA-binding domain-containing protein, translated as MATTTISPKFQIVIPKEVREKLRLIPSQRLQVVEKGGVITLVPEVPLKSLKGALKGMSKTDIREKKDRL; from the coding sequence ATGGCGACGACGACCATTTCACCGAAGTTTCAAATTGTCATTCCCAAGGAGGTTAGGGAAAAGCTTCGGCTGATTCCGAGCCAACGCCTGCAGGTGGTGGAGAAGGGAGGGGTTATTACTTTGGTGCCGGAGGTCCCTCTCAAATCATTAAAGGGAGCACTCAAGGGAATGTCTAAAACAGATATTCGGGAAAAGAAGGACCGTCTGTGA